From a region of the Mycobacterium sp. SMC-8 genome:
- a CDS encoding creatininase family protein — MSHDIIPDLTTTDPAATSAVAVLPVGAFEQHGPHLPLGTDTLIACAITAAITEHHQVLALPPITFGCSHEHAAYPGTISISATTLAAIIADIGQSLTGQGMRGLIVVNAHGGNAVLTNVVQQANQPAGPLNVGLYPSREDWTEARTAAAITSSNHDDMHAGELETSILLASHPDYLRDGWAQTDHTATDRRHLTTLGISAYTTTGVIGYPSLATEAKGHAALDHLGCHAATLIDLLTMVRRT; from the coding sequence GTGAGCCACGACATCATCCCCGACCTCACCACCACCGACCCCGCCGCGACCAGCGCGGTCGCGGTGCTGCCGGTGGGGGCCTTCGAGCAGCACGGCCCCCACCTACCGTTGGGCACCGACACCCTGATCGCCTGCGCGATCACCGCAGCCATCACCGAGCACCACCAGGTTCTAGCGCTGCCGCCGATCACGTTCGGCTGCTCACATGAACACGCTGCCTACCCCGGCACCATCAGTATCAGCGCCACCACCCTGGCCGCGATCATCGCCGATATCGGCCAGTCCCTGACCGGCCAGGGCATGCGTGGGTTGATTGTGGTGAACGCGCACGGCGGCAACGCCGTGCTCACCAATGTCGTGCAGCAAGCCAACCAGCCCGCCGGCCCGCTGAACGTGGGCCTGTATCCGAGTCGTGAAGACTGGACCGAGGCCCGCACTGCCGCCGCCATCACCAGCAGCAACCACGACGATATGCACGCCGGCGAACTCGAAACCTCCATCCTCCTCGCCAGCCACCCCGACTACCTGCGCGACGGCTGGGCACAGACCGATCACACCGCCACCGACCGGCGCCACCTGACCACCCTCGGCATCAGCGCCTACACCACCACCGGCGTCATCGGCTACCCCTCACTGGCGACCGAAGCCAAAGGGCACGCCGCCCTCGACCACCTCGGCTGCCACGCCGCCACCCTCATCGACCTCCTCACCATGGTGCGCCGAACCTAG
- a CDS encoding FtsK/SpoIIIE domain-containing protein: MTSNNKNTNNTQSDNDDWLGDLVMSLFTAAGYLLWWAVLFPAISLPIIASLALGITHGPRGGIVCAIVFCAGYAGWAWLDPRSFRSWVTEPVRRRWLTWSRYTRAWESTCTLHGLTAKLGDRTLTPTLRTVTIGRTTDVLAVRIVTGHSPTDWHKQSEALAAAWRADRITITATAPGELRITLMRGDVLADPIALPMPTPATPVDLESVRVGITETRHPWHMPLLGHHLLVAGATGAGKGSVLWSLIAGIAPGIKTGLVRLCVIDPKGGMELGAGAPMFTVFSHDATDTTLELLRTLVTVMHERANRLRGHTRLHTPTPSEPLFVVVIDEIAALTAYVTDRKIRTEIEQLLGLLLSQGRAVGISVVAAVQDPAKDTLPVRQLFTVRIGLRLTEATQTTMVLGQGARDAGAECDRISDATPGVGYMLIDGTTQPVRVRAFHVTDHDITTLATQFPRPARRPTHNQRPRSTDSGRTPNEGTGE; this comes from the coding sequence ATGACTTCAAACAATAAGAACACCAACAACACTCAATCTGACAATGACGACTGGCTCGGGGATCTGGTCATGTCACTCTTCACCGCCGCGGGATACTTGCTGTGGTGGGCGGTGCTGTTCCCCGCCATCAGTCTCCCGATCATCGCCAGCCTGGCGCTCGGCATCACCCACGGACCCCGCGGCGGGATCGTCTGTGCGATCGTGTTCTGCGCCGGGTATGCGGGGTGGGCGTGGCTGGACCCGCGGTCGTTTCGCTCGTGGGTGACCGAACCGGTACGGCGCCGCTGGTTGACCTGGTCGCGCTACACCCGCGCCTGGGAATCGACATGCACCCTGCACGGACTGACCGCAAAACTCGGTGACCGCACCCTCACACCAACCCTGCGCACCGTAACGATCGGAAGAACCACCGATGTGCTGGCGGTGCGGATCGTCACCGGCCACTCCCCGACAGATTGGCACAAACAATCCGAGGCGCTGGCCGCGGCCTGGCGCGCCGACCGGATCACCATCACCGCCACCGCGCCCGGCGAACTGCGGATCACGCTGATGCGCGGGGATGTGCTGGCCGACCCGATCGCCCTACCGATGCCCACCCCGGCCACACCGGTGGATCTGGAGTCAGTGCGGGTCGGGATCACCGAAACCCGCCACCCCTGGCACATGCCGCTGTTGGGGCATCACCTCCTGGTCGCGGGCGCGACCGGCGCGGGTAAAGGCAGCGTGTTGTGGTCGCTGATCGCCGGGATCGCGCCCGGGATCAAGACCGGCCTGGTCCGGTTGTGTGTCATCGACCCCAAAGGCGGCATGGAACTGGGCGCCGGCGCACCCATGTTCACGGTATTCAGCCACGACGCCACCGACACCACCCTCGAACTCCTGCGCACGCTCGTCACGGTGATGCACGAGCGGGCCAATCGGCTGCGCGGCCACACCCGGCTGCACACCCCGACCCCATCTGAGCCGTTGTTTGTGGTGGTGATCGATGAGATCGCCGCACTCACCGCCTATGTGACCGACCGCAAGATCCGCACCGAAATCGAACAACTGCTCGGGCTACTGCTCTCCCAAGGCCGGGCGGTGGGGATTTCGGTGGTGGCCGCGGTGCAAGACCCCGCCAAAGACACTCTCCCGGTGCGGCAGCTGTTCACCGTCCGGATCGGGCTGCGGCTGACCGAAGCCACCCAAACCACCATGGTCCTCGGACAAGGCGCCCGCGATGCCGGGGCGGAATGCGACCGCATCTCCGACGCCACCCCGGGCGTGGGCTACATGCTCATCGACGGAACCACCCAACCCGTGCGGGTACGGGCCTTCCACGTCACCGACCACGACATCACCACCCTCGCCACACAGTTCCCGCGCCCCGCTCGGCGGCCGACACACAACCAGCGGCCACGCAGCACCGACAGCGGCCGGACGCCGAACGAGGGCACTGGTGAATAA
- a CDS encoding replication initiator: MNNPTPPQLALPGIPDTVDTATVIDEMVRRAASMGYESWWRRAESVGFCAHPIQLVGADEYGRQRVVWTRCNNRRAHICPSCSDLYARDTWQLVHAGAAGGHHDMPITVADRPQVFLTLTAPSFGPVHTTGDSAHKQRVCRDHHRTGGYQRCRHGKPLWCSTVHDDDDDQVGQPLCAECYDYVGHVLFTWHLPELWRRFTIALRRALRKNLKAVGVDPDWIRVSFLKVVELQARAIPHIHTLIRLDPHDDSQQSDWESPVGATELAAIIQHAARSVSLTVNDPCADDGVRVILFGGQIDTRPITPTDPVKKVSPEQDSSTGRSLSGRRVARYLAKYVTKSLADLGISARRLSTEAIPDLDVSEHVRAILTTISDLADRGLSGVRRWLHTLGFRGHITSKSRRYSTTMTALRQHRATWTREQNAKNTAHQHNPVTQDGDGDELVAWEFDRAGHTSLGERTLTITAALHRIQQRRTACEALQNQRRDMQGEVPDG, translated from the coding sequence GTGAATAACCCCACACCACCACAACTCGCCCTGCCCGGCATTCCGGATACGGTCGACACCGCCACAGTGATCGATGAGATGGTGCGCCGCGCGGCCTCGATGGGGTACGAATCATGGTGGCGGCGTGCGGAATCGGTCGGCTTCTGCGCCCACCCCATCCAACTGGTCGGCGCCGATGAATACGGGCGGCAGCGGGTGGTATGGACGCGGTGCAACAACCGCCGCGCCCACATCTGCCCCTCCTGCTCGGACCTCTACGCCCGCGACACCTGGCAACTCGTGCACGCCGGTGCCGCCGGCGGCCACCACGACATGCCCATCACGGTGGCCGATCGCCCGCAAGTGTTCCTCACGCTGACCGCGCCCAGCTTCGGCCCCGTCCACACCACAGGCGATAGCGCGCACAAGCAGCGGGTGTGTCGGGACCACCATCGCACCGGTGGCTATCAGCGCTGCCGCCACGGAAAACCGTTGTGGTGCAGCACTGTCCATGACGATGATGACGACCAGGTCGGTCAGCCATTGTGTGCCGAATGCTATGACTATGTCGGGCACGTGCTGTTCACCTGGCACCTGCCCGAACTGTGGCGACGATTCACCATCGCCCTGCGCCGCGCACTCCGCAAGAACCTAAAAGCCGTCGGGGTCGACCCCGACTGGATCCGGGTGAGCTTCCTCAAAGTCGTTGAACTGCAAGCCCGCGCCATCCCACACATCCACACCCTGATCCGGCTGGACCCCCACGACGACAGTCAGCAGAGTGACTGGGAATCACCCGTGGGCGCAACCGAGCTCGCCGCGATCATCCAGCACGCCGCCCGCAGCGTCAGCCTGACCGTCAACGACCCCTGCGCGGACGATGGCGTGCGGGTGATCCTCTTCGGCGGCCAAATCGACACCCGCCCCATCACACCCACCGATCCGGTGAAGAAGGTGTCACCAGAGCAGGATTCGTCGACCGGTCGGTCACTGTCTGGCCGGCGGGTAGCGCGCTACCTCGCCAAATACGTCACCAAATCCCTAGCCGACCTCGGCATCAGCGCCCGCCGCCTGTCCACCGAAGCCATACCCGACCTGGACGTGTCCGAGCATGTGCGCGCAATCCTGACCACCATCAGCGATCTCGCCGACAGAGGACTCAGCGGCGTCAGGCGCTGGCTGCACACCCTCGGGTTCCGAGGTCACATCACCAGCAAATCCCGCCGCTACTCGACCACAATGACCGCACTACGCCAACATCGCGCCACCTGGACCCGCGAACAGAACGCGAAAAATACTGCACACCAGCACAACCCGGTCACCCAAGACGGGGACGGCGATGAACTGGTGGCGTGGGAGTTCGACCGCGCCGGCCACACCAGCCTCGGTGAGCGCACCCTGACCATCACCGCCGCACTACACCGCATCCAGCAACGACGCACTGCGTGCGAAGCGCTACAGAACCAGCGTCGTGACATGCAGGGCGAGGTGCCCGATGGCTAA
- a CDS encoding Abi family protein, producing MAKPALPIDKQIELLVQRGLPIPLPPDDDYEQRKAEYHAAVRLLIDNNYYRLSGYWRYFQVRPGHGDNRFTAGGTVAQITATYTFDHELRCILMEGLSILEVTFRSRFAYYIAMHMPVDSYLEPASYIDRRDRYGNVLRDLLIADIHDELTRSKEKFVAHHTAKNETPPVWAAVEVFSFGTLSKMYGLLDQHTVRTAVCKTFGFPHSGFTASLMRSMVVLRNICAHHSRVWHRVPDVPPPVLNKFKHVEPQLYQTASPWAWLVMLADLVDTIRRDKTYSSKLWAHIDSRPDLRDGYQYPRHT from the coding sequence ATGGCCAAACCCGCACTGCCGATTGACAAGCAGATCGAGCTGCTGGTCCAACGAGGACTGCCCATCCCGCTGCCACCGGACGACGATTACGAGCAGCGCAAGGCCGAGTACCACGCAGCGGTACGCCTGCTGATCGACAACAACTACTACCGACTCTCGGGTTACTGGAGATACTTCCAGGTCCGGCCCGGACACGGGGACAACCGGTTCACCGCCGGCGGCACCGTGGCACAGATCACTGCGACCTACACTTTCGACCACGAACTTCGCTGCATCCTGATGGAGGGACTGTCGATCCTGGAAGTGACCTTCCGTTCGCGCTTTGCCTACTACATCGCAATGCATATGCCGGTGGATAGCTATCTGGAACCGGCGTCCTACATCGACAGGCGAGACCGCTACGGCAACGTTCTTCGCGATTTGCTGATCGCCGACATCCACGACGAACTCACCCGCTCAAAAGAGAAATTCGTGGCGCATCACACCGCAAAGAACGAGACGCCGCCGGTATGGGCAGCGGTGGAGGTGTTCAGCTTCGGAACACTGTCGAAGATGTATGGACTGCTCGATCAGCACACCGTGCGCACCGCCGTGTGCAAAACCTTCGGGTTTCCCCACTCCGGATTTACCGCATCACTCATGAGATCGATGGTCGTCCTGCGCAACATCTGCGCTCACCACTCACGTGTATGGCATCGCGTTCCCGACGTCCCGCCACCAGTACTCAACAAATTCAAGCACGTCGAGCCGCAGCTATATCAGACAGCCTCACCATGGGCATGGCTGGTGATGCTCGCCGACCTCGTCGACACCATCCGCAGGGACAAAACGTACTCGTCAAAGTTGTGGGCACACATCGACTCTCGGCCCGATCTCCGCGACGGGTACCAATATCCACGACACACCTGA
- a CDS encoding recombinase family protein has product MAKVKSPGQRVGVRSVAIYARISADVEGTGLGVARQLEDCRKLAADRGWPIGDEYVDNDVSAYSGKPRREYARMLADLTSGARDAVIVYNLDRLHRRPVELEEFVTLCESSGVRDVATVTADIDLGNDDGLFMARIFAAFAAKESGRKSARVRRKLLQNAEQGLPHGSVRPFGYESDKITLRDAEAKVIREMVDRYLAGASIRSLTIWLNDAGIAPAVAKSWQTSAVRQILTSGRIAGLREHHGEVIGPATWTAIITPAERDRILARMATRALTKTRAPRTYLLSGMLRCGRCGNRLFSQARHSNPDNRVRRYVCLKGPDHGGCGRLTVVASPVEELLTDAVLTRLDSPQLAEALAGKSSVDADVAALATQLEADQARLDELAGLYAAGAVSAREWIAARDPITERIAQARRDIAHATDTSSVVDLAGCGEVLRGQWDDLDIDRQQAIIKSVLDHAVIAPGNPGSRSLDINRVQPAWRI; this is encoded by the coding sequence ATGGCGAAGGTAAAGAGTCCAGGTCAGCGCGTCGGGGTGCGGTCAGTGGCGATCTATGCCCGAATTTCGGCGGATGTGGAGGGCACCGGGCTCGGGGTGGCGCGGCAGTTGGAAGATTGCCGCAAGCTCGCCGCCGATCGGGGCTGGCCGATCGGCGATGAATATGTCGACAACGACGTTTCGGCCTACTCCGGTAAGCCGCGCCGCGAGTATGCCCGCATGTTGGCCGACCTGACATCCGGTGCCCGGGATGCGGTGATCGTGTACAACCTCGATCGGCTGCACCGCCGGCCAGTCGAACTGGAAGAATTCGTGACGCTGTGTGAATCGTCGGGCGTGCGCGATGTCGCTACCGTGACCGCCGACATTGACCTGGGTAATGATGACGGGCTGTTCATGGCCCGCATCTTTGCCGCGTTTGCTGCCAAAGAATCCGGGCGCAAATCCGCCCGCGTGCGTCGCAAGCTGTTGCAGAACGCCGAACAAGGACTGCCGCACGGCTCGGTACGCCCATTCGGGTACGAGTCCGACAAGATCACCCTGCGCGACGCTGAGGCCAAGGTCATTCGCGAGATGGTCGACCGCTACCTGGCCGGCGCCTCGATCCGGTCATTGACCATCTGGCTCAACGATGCCGGCATTGCCCCGGCCGTCGCGAAGTCGTGGCAGACCTCCGCGGTACGCCAAATCCTTACCTCCGGGCGTATCGCTGGCCTGCGCGAGCACCACGGCGAGGTGATCGGCCCCGCGACCTGGACAGCGATCATCACTCCGGCCGAACGCGACCGCATCTTGGCCCGCATGGCGACCCGGGCACTGACCAAAACCCGCGCCCCACGCACCTACCTTCTGTCGGGCATGTTGCGCTGCGGGCGCTGCGGGAATCGATTGTTTTCCCAAGCACGCCACAGCAATCCAGACAACCGGGTCCGCCGCTACGTGTGTTTGAAAGGCCCCGATCACGGCGGCTGCGGCCGTCTGACGGTGGTGGCGTCGCCGGTCGAGGAACTGCTCACTGATGCTGTGTTGACCCGGTTGGACTCCCCGCAGCTCGCGGAGGCATTGGCAGGTAAGTCCAGTGTGGATGCTGATGTCGCCGCATTGGCGACCCAGCTGGAAGCCGACCAGGCCCGCTTGGATGAGCTTGCCGGACTGTATGCCGCCGGCGCGGTGTCTGCGCGGGAATGGATTGCCGCCCGCGACCCCATCACCGAGCGGATCGCCCAGGCTCGCCGCGACATCGCGCACGCTACCGACACTAGCTCGGTGGTGGATCTGGCTGGCTGCGGCGAGGTGCTGCGCGGCCAATGGGACGACCTCGACATCGACCGCCAACAAGCCATCATCAAATCAGTGCTCGATCACGCCGTCATCGCACCCGGCAACCCCGGCTCGCGCAGCCTCGACATCAATCGCGTCCAGCCAGCGTGGCGCATCTAG